The following are from one region of the Nicotiana tabacum cultivar K326 chromosome 3, ASM71507v2, whole genome shotgun sequence genome:
- the LOC107779929 gene encoding GDSL esterase/lipase At5g33370-like codes for MGKLGDLLLHRVKILLLHAVVIWSLKLVIADVPAIFIFGDSTVDVGTNNYVNGSLATANNPYYGIDYPHHIATGRFSNGYNPADIIATHLGNYTESPPAFYALVQETSTTFKSSILRGVNFASGGSGILDDTGNPGFHHVVSLTQQIEQFQSVCENITEIYGDDDIASKLVANAFYLISVGSNDFFDQFRYNYNISAPELITDLSDTFANHLQNLYNLGARKFGIVSIPTIGCCPAIRSVTPGGACNETLNDFAQSFYNTTLSLLQNFSSKNPGVKFSLGNSYLMTKGVIDNAVASGFEEVESACCGTGPFGGNSKCTPKSDLCEKRDKYLFWDWFHPTQKASEMAALSLLYATGQEFVTPVNFSTLASIQL; via the exons ATGGGGAAGCTAGGGGATCTTCTCTTGCATAGGGTTAAGATTTTGCTGTTACATGCTGTTGTTATTTGGTCATTAAAGTTGGTCATAGCAGATGTACCAGCTATTTTTATATTTGGCGATTCAACTGTAGACGTTGGAACTAATAATTATGTAAATGGCAGTCTTGCTACAGCTAACAATCCTTACTACGGAATTGATTACCCACACCACATTGCTACAGGAAGGTTTAGCAATGGCTATAACCCTGCGGACATCATTG CGACGCACTTGGGTAATTATACGGAAAGCCCGCCAGCCTTTTACGCCTTAGTTCAGGAAACGTCAACAACATTTAAGAGTAGCATACTTCGTGGTGTCAACTTTGCATCAGGAGGATCTGGCATTCTTGATGATACTGGAAATCCTGGATTT CATCATGTAGTATCGCTTACTCAACAAATAGAACAATTCCAAAGTGTATGCGAGAACATCACCGAAATATATGGAGATGATGACATAGCTTCAAAGCTGGTTGCAAATGCCTTCTACCTTATAAGTGTGGGAAGCAATGATTTCTTCGACCAATTCCGTTACAACTACAATATATCTGCACCTGAACTCATTACTGATCTCAGTGATACCTTTGCCAACCATTTACAG AATTTATATAATCTAGGTGCAAGGAAATTTGGAATTGTGAGCATTCCAACGATTGGATGCTGTCCGGCTATACGTAGTGTAACACCTGGTGGAGCCTGTAATGAGACACTTAATGATTTTGCTCAATCATTTTATAATACAACACTCAGCTTGCTGCAAAATTTCAGCTCAAAAAATCCAGGAGTGAAATTTTCACTTGGAAATTCTTACTTGATGACCAAGGGTGTCATTGATAATGCAGTTGCATCAG GTTTTGAAGAAGTTGAATCAGCCTGCTGTGGGACAGGACCTTTCGGAGGAAACAGTAAATGTACTCCAAAATCTGATCTTTGCGAGAAGCGCGACAAATACCTGTTCTGGGATTGGTTTCACCCAACTCAGAAAGCATCTGAAATGGCAGCTTTGTCTCTTCTTTATGCAACTGGACAGGAATTTGTCACACCCGTCAACTTCAGTACATTGGCTAGTATTCAGCTGTGA